Proteins from one Methanococcus maripaludis C5 genomic window:
- a CDS encoding DUF2202 domain-containing protein produces the protein MYQLYDDTQVNHQQEISMYAVEELSPEEIDGLILMREEEKLARDVYLELYDIWGQQIFLNIANSESTHTNAVKLLLDKYNLTDPVTGDTRGVFTNQDLNELYASLVETGSTSLLDSLIVGATVEDLDIYDLQRLNEISDNQDITAVYDNLEKGSRNHLRSFTKVIETNGGSYEPQYISESEYLEIISGDMETGTGYGAQGNLSTQSGQSNQYQGTSQDTEPQGVLGKFWQGVMNWLR, from the coding sequence TTGTATCAATTGTATGATGACACTCAGGTAAATCATCAGCAAGAAATTAGCATGTACGCTGTTGAAGAATTAAGTCCGGAAGAAATTGATGGTTTAATATTAATGAGGGAAGAGGAAAAATTAGCTAGGGACGTTTACTTGGAGCTATATGATATTTGGGGCCAGCAGATTTTCTTAAATATCGCAAATAGTGAAAGTACACACACTAATGCAGTAAAATTACTATTGGATAAATATAATTTAACGGATCCTGTTACTGGCGATACAAGAGGAGTATTTACAAATCAGGATTTAAACGAATTATATGCAAGTTTGGTTGAAACTGGGTCGACTTCATTATTAGATTCATTAATAGTCGGTGCAACAGTTGAAGATTTAGACATTTATGATTTGCAAAGATTGAATGAAATATCTGATAATCAAGATATCACTGCAGTATATGACAATTTAGAAAAAGGTTCAAGAAACCATTTAAGATCATTTACAAAAGTAATTGAAACAAATGGTGGGTCATACGAGCCACAGTACATCAGTGAATCAGAGTATCTCGAAATTATATCTGGTGATATGGAAACAGGTACTGGATATGGTGCACAGGGAAATTTATCGACCCAGTCTGGGCAAAGTAACCAATATCAAGGCACCAGCCAAGACACTGAACCACAAGGGGTACTTGGAAAATTCTGGCAGGGCGTTATGAACTGGCTTAGATAA
- a CDS encoding EVE domain-containing protein, with product MNYFLCITTEENAKVILDKKIWGVSKNYKNSISKVSPGDHLIIYEMGKSKTKTSEAKPQYIRAVYEVTSELKEDTKKIFEAHPNNPKEVYPLRVKLNEVKIFEKPILFKELVPEMEFIKNKKQWSGSLRRAMAQINEGDYKRIIGN from the coding sequence ATGAACTATTTTTTATGTATTACAACTGAAGAAAATGCGAAAGTTATCTTGGATAAAAAAATCTGGGGAGTTTCTAAAAATTATAAAAATTCAATTTCAAAGGTTTCCCCAGGTGATCATTTAATAATTTACGAAATGGGAAAATCAAAAACTAAAACATCTGAAGCAAAACCTCAATATATAAGGGCAGTTTATGAAGTAACGTCTGAACTTAAAGAAGATACTAAAAAAATCTTTGAAGCTCACCCAAACAACCCAAAAGAAGTCTATCCATTAAGAGTTAAATTAAATGAAGTTAAAATATTCGAAAAACCGATTTTGTTTAAAGAATTAGTTCCTGAAATGGAATTTATTAAAAATAAAAAACAGTGGTCTGGTTCTTTAAGAAGAGCAATGGCTCAAATTAATGAAGGAGATTATAAAAGAATTATTGGGAATTAA
- a CDS encoding KamA family radical SAM protein translates to MQNDHFNSKMEHLFKIDPNFHDILRKSKDVDDLRHNLYEYLNSIEKMLYFENTVFPKLEIINMKECIKTFKNVLSPKNEKLAGFSAITALWKLYRGETSGISLGFLNEFIYLLKGINGKSGIYMEKFPEFFKFSGRNSAVLRSKDLDKLSNEVEYYIGRYPSGLSKKVSEKRKENKKRILNYFGANEENWNDWNWQLENVVINSKTLENLVALSVSEKNAIEKARQNNIPFGITPYYVSLMDNTTDRKYDHAVRAQVIPPLNYVEKTAEARNSGESLDFMGETDTSPVDLVTRRYPMIAIMKPYETCAQICVYCQRNWQIKDVFSKNALAKKESVENAIEWFRNNESIKEVLLTGGDPGILSEEYLAYLLSEFSEIKHLERIRIGTRTPVVLPQRITDEFTEVLGHYNEPGIREVAVSTHIEHVYEVTKDLKDAVSKLKNNGIYVYNQQVFTVENSRRFETSALRKALKLVGIEPYYLFNTKGKEETVNYRVPIARALQERKEEARLLPGYCRTDSTVFNVPKLGKNNLNFYQDHDLIMILKDGSRVYEFHPWEKNIALTKTYIYKDVPIQNYLNELKRRGEKIEDYQSIWYYF, encoded by the coding sequence ATGCAAAACGACCATTTTAATTCAAAAATGGAGCATTTATTTAAAATAGATCCGAATTTTCACGATATTTTGAGAAAAAGCAAGGATGTCGACGATTTAAGACATAATTTATATGAATACTTAAATTCTATTGAAAAAATGCTTTATTTTGAAAATACTGTTTTTCCAAAACTCGAAATAATCAACATGAAGGAATGCATTAAAACTTTTAAAAATGTCCTGTCACCAAAAAATGAAAAATTGGCGGGATTTTCTGCAATAACTGCTCTTTGGAAACTTTATCGGGGGGAAACTTCCGGAATTTCATTAGGATTTTTAAACGAATTCATCTACCTTTTAAAAGGAATAAATGGAAAATCTGGGATATATATGGAAAAATTTCCCGAGTTTTTTAAATTTAGTGGTAGAAATTCAGCGGTTCTTCGATCAAAAGATCTTGATAAACTATCTAACGAGGTTGAATATTATATCGGGCGCTACCCCTCAGGACTCTCCAAAAAAGTTTCTGAAAAAAGAAAAGAAAATAAAAAAAGGATTCTAAATTATTTTGGAGCGAATGAAGAAAACTGGAACGACTGGAACTGGCAGCTTGAAAATGTTGTTATAAATTCGAAAACTTTAGAAAATTTAGTGGCTCTTTCAGTTTCTGAAAAAAATGCGATTGAAAAAGCTCGTCAAAATAATATTCCTTTTGGTATAACGCCGTATTATGTTTCTTTAATGGATAACACGACTGACAGGAAATATGATCACGCAGTAAGGGCGCAGGTGATTCCACCTCTAAATTATGTCGAAAAAACAGCTGAAGCTAGAAATTCCGGAGAAAGTCTCGATTTTATGGGTGAAACGGATACATCGCCAGTTGACCTTGTAACAAGACGATATCCAATGATTGCGATAATGAAACCATATGAAACATGTGCCCAAATATGTGTTTATTGTCAAAGAAATTGGCAAATTAAAGACGTATTTTCAAAAAATGCACTGGCAAAAAAAGAATCTGTTGAAAATGCAATCGAATGGTTTAGAAATAATGAATCCATTAAAGAAGTACTTTTAACAGGGGGTGACCCCGGAATATTAAGTGAAGAATACTTAGCATACCTTTTATCCGAATTTTCGGAAATTAAACATTTAGAGCGAATAAGAATTGGAACAAGAACGCCTGTGGTTCTCCCTCAAAGAATAACTGATGAATTTACAGAAGTACTTGGACATTACAATGAACCAGGTATTCGTGAAGTTGCAGTATCTACTCACATAGAACACGTCTATGAAGTTACAAAAGACTTAAAAGATGCCGTATCAAAATTAAAAAATAATGGAATATATGTATATAATCAGCAAGTATTTACTGTCGAAAACAGCAGACGATTTGAAACTTCAGCTCTTAGAAAAGCCTTAAAACTTGTCGGAATTGAACCTTACTACTTGTTTAATACAAAAGGAAAGGAAGAAACCGTAAATTATAGAGTTCCAATAGCAAGAGCACTTCAAGAGAGAAAGGAAGAAGCAAGGTTACTTCCAGGATACTGTAGAACCGATAGCACAGTTTTCAATGTACCTAAACTCGGTAAAAATAATTTGAATTTTTATCAGGATCATGATTTAATAATGATTTTAAAAGATGGGAGTAGAGTTTACGAGTTTCACCCATGGGAGAAAAATATAGCGCTTACTAAAACTTATATCTATAAAGATGTTCCTATTCAAAATTATCTCAATGAATTAAAAAGACGGGGTGAAAAAATAGAAGATTACCAGTCTATATGGTATTATTTTTAA
- a CDS encoding class I SAM-dependent methyltransferase, producing the protein MENIGKVHNHTTEDNLKMPHLWRQAISGIEITGAEDEIFTDKYSHYMVIHDPLKTKFHKNIEELNKRFCNSLGVSVVSYIQKEGDMHYVRGLMAENGARIYSILPYTSFDQIKEAKFPQTSMEPRKMEAFNSLLPSLNGKNILDVGCGIGSLAINMAKAKPESIIYGVDIIDGSIEQCKLNAKIEGVTNTHFAVASAYELPFEDEYFDTVTCFFMLHHLDDVAKALQDIKRVLKPSGEVFAVEPIDHFHGVQRGPEDWKALFLEAGYSVEAWEKNNVSYIHAVLK; encoded by the coding sequence ATGGAAAATATCGGAAAAGTTCATAACCATACCACAGAAGATAACCTAAAAATGCCGCATTTATGGAGACAGGCAATAAGCGGTATTGAAATTACGGGTGCAGAAGACGAAATTTTTACCGATAAATACTCACATTATATGGTAATACATGACCCTCTGAAAACAAAGTTTCATAAAAACATAGAAGAACTAAATAAAAGGTTTTGTAATAGTCTTGGAGTTTCAGTTGTAAGCTACATTCAAAAAGAAGGAGATATGCATTATGTAAGGGGGTTAATGGCTGAAAATGGTGCCCGCATCTATAGTATTTTACCATATACTTCTTTTGATCAAATTAAAGAAGCAAAGTTTCCACAAACTTCTATGGAACCCCGGAAAATGGAAGCATTCAACAGTCTTCTTCCATCACTGAACGGAAAGAATATACTTGACGTAGGCTGTGGTATTGGATCTCTTGCAATAAATATGGCTAAAGCAAAGCCAGAATCTATAATATATGGGGTAGACATCATTGATGGTTCAATAGAACAGTGCAAATTAAATGCAAAAATTGAAGGCGTAACCAATACACATTTTGCTGTAGCCAGCGCCTATGAATTACCTTTTGAAGATGAATACTTCGATACAGTTACCTGTTTTTTTATGTTGCATCATCTTGATGACGTAGCAAAAGCATTGCAAGATATTAAACGGGTTTTAAAACCATCCGGTGAAGTATTTGCAGTGGAGCCAATTGATCATTTTCATGGTGTGCAAAGGGGTCCAGAAGACTGGAAAGCACTGTTTTTGGAAGCAGGTTATAGTGTAGAAGCATGGGAGAAAAACAATGTCTCATACATCCATGCAGTTTTGAAATAA
- a CDS encoding restriction endonuclease subunit S → MKLKDISSIRSGLLLSRKKSDDRSNANKYPLITLKSVDDSGVLNKEFLDEFYTLEEISNEYLTSENDIIVRLREPVFACSIEKENEGLLIPSYFAKLSINEEYSKEFLSKYVAHYINSKNAQKEFKKDTEGSVISMIKLKAIENLEIPEVLIEKQEKIIKIAEFKQKELKLLKELTILKEKYYSKILENII, encoded by the coding sequence TTGAAATTAAAAGATATTTCATCAATTCGTTCAGGACTTTTACTTTCAAGGAAGAAGTCTGACGATAGATCAAATGCAAATAAATACCCTCTGATCACATTAAAGTCAGTAGATGATTCCGGAGTATTAAATAAGGAATTTTTAGATGAATTTTATACTCTTGAAGAAATTTCAAACGAATATCTCACAAGTGAAAATGACATTATTGTAAGACTCAGGGAACCAGTATTTGCATGCAGCATCGAAAAAGAAAATGAAGGATTATTGATTCCATCATATTTTGCAAAGTTATCAATCAATGAAGAATATTCAAAAGAATTTCTTTCAAAATATGTTGCACATTATATAAATTCAAAAAATGCTCAAAAAGAATTTAAAAAAGATACTGAAGGATCTGTGATTTCAATGATCAAGCTAAAAGCAATTGAAAATCTCGAAATTCCAGAAGTTCTTATCGAAAAGCAGGAAAAGATAATTAAAATTGCTGAATTTAAACAAAAAGAGCTAAAACTTTTGAAAGAACTTACAATTTTAAAAGAAAAATACTATTCAAAAATTCTTGAAAATATTATTTAA
- a CDS encoding aminoglycoside phosphotransferase family protein, with translation MFKGINGSESWDIIEEVDKGWSEDKKYHIITKNGKQLLLRISDIKFYERKQKEYNILCELSKMDFEMSKPVDFGICESGVYMLLTWVEGEDLETAILKKNTMEQYNLGIKSGKILKKIHSVNIPSNMDPWENRFNKKIDLKIKAYLECPLKYENGELFIEHITRNRHLLNDIGSTLQHGDYHIGNMILTYSGDVAIIDFNRYDFGDPFEEFNRIIWDVEVSKAFAVGKIDGYFNGNIPEKFFQLLALYISVNTISSLPWAIPFGDEQINIMKEQASKALIDYDYFNTVIPKWYIDAKCMIDE, from the coding sequence ATGTTTAAAGGGATTAATGGAAGCGAATCATGGGATATCATTGAAGAAGTGGATAAAGGGTGGTCGGAAGATAAAAAATACCATATTATCACGAAAAATGGGAAACAACTCCTGCTTAGAATATCGGATATTAAATTCTACGAAAGAAAACAAAAAGAGTACAATATATTATGTGAACTCAGCAAAATGGACTTTGAAATGTCAAAACCAGTTGATTTTGGAATTTGTGAATCTGGCGTATACATGCTGCTCACATGGGTTGAAGGCGAAGACTTAGAAACAGCCATTCTAAAAAAGAATACGATGGAACAGTACAACCTTGGAATAAAATCTGGAAAAATACTTAAAAAAATCCATTCGGTAAATATCCCCTCAAACATGGACCCCTGGGAAAACAGGTTTAATAAAAAGATAGATCTAAAAATTAAAGCATATTTAGAATGCCCATTAAAATATGAAAATGGCGAGTTATTTATTGAACACATAACTCGTAATAGGCATTTATTAAATGATATTGGATCAACACTGCAACATGGGGATTACCATATTGGAAATATGATTTTAACATATAGCGGTGATGTTGCAATAATTGATTTTAATCGTTATGATTTCGGAGACCCATTTGAAGAATTTAACCGAATTATATGGGATGTAGAGGTAAGTAAAGCATTTGCAGTTGGTAAAATAGATGGTTACTTTAATGGAAATATTCCTGAAAAGTTTTTCCAGTTACTCGCCCTCTACATATCCGTTAATACAATCTCGTCACTGCCTTGGGCAATTCCTTTTGGCGATGAACAGATTAATATCATGAAAGAACAGGCTTCAAAAGCGCTTATTGATTACGATTATTTCAATACGGTAATTCCGAAATGGTATATTGATGCAAAATGCATGATTGATGAATAA
- a CDS encoding nucleoside recognition domain-containing protein, with product MNIFDFSVFSISLVSSATYTLEMASVVLLTMFVMNCLINMGVMKKVSDFLYPFTKHLKMNQLSMYSILSCFFSPTVGYSILAEGYKDQKVTEKEIIGCSLANSFPTIFSHTFTFFIPVAIPLLGMTGVFYILIRSGVALVKTIIGLFYLAIVSKDIDFEPKIEEKKNTKNIFNKSLNSTLKISRRIIPIMFITTFIVLYFSNSGVFEYVIVIITPFTGFLDLDPSVGILVIADLINIQTAMVMGSGLLENGVLNSKEVIIGLIFANILSISTRYTKHSIPLHVSLFGSKLGTKIVMINAFITLLIDIFIIGVLIVFS from the coding sequence ATGAATATTTTTGATTTTTCAGTGTTTAGTATTTCTTTAGTAAGTTCTGCAACATACACCCTAGAAATGGCATCAGTTGTTCTTTTGACAATGTTTGTCATGAATTGCCTGATAAATATGGGTGTAATGAAAAAAGTAAGTGATTTTTTGTATCCGTTTACTAAACACTTAAAAATGAATCAACTTTCCATGTATTCCATACTTTCATGCTTTTTCAGTCCAACTGTTGGGTATTCCATACTTGCTGAAGGATATAAAGACCAAAAAGTTACTGAAAAAGAGATTATTGGATGTTCCCTTGCAAACTCTTTTCCAACGATATTTTCCCACACATTTACATTTTTTATACCTGTTGCAATACCTCTTCTTGGAATGACGGGAGTATTTTATATTTTAATTCGATCAGGTGTTGCACTGGTAAAAACGATTATTGGACTTTTTTATCTTGCAATAGTTTCAAAAGATATTGATTTTGAACCAAAAATCGAAGAAAAAAAGAATACTAAAAACATATTTAATAAATCTCTTAACAGTACTTTGAAAATTTCAAGGCGGATTATTCCAATAATGTTTATAACTACATTTATTGTTCTGTATTTCTCGAATTCAGGTGTTTTTGAATATGTAATAGTGATTATAACTCCTTTTACTGGCTTTTTAGATCTTGATCCGAGTGTTGGAATTTTGGTAATCGCAGATTTAATCAATATTCAAACTGCAATGGTGATGGGAAGCGGACTTTTGGAAAATGGTGTTTTAAATTCAAAAGAAGTAATAATCGGATTGATATTTGCAAATATCCTATCTATCTCAACAAGATACACAAAACATTCAATTCCCCTGCATGTTTCATTGTTCGGGTCGAAATTGGGAACAAAAATAGTCATGATTAATGCATTTATTACGTTACTTATAGATATTTTTATAATCGGTGTATTGATAGTGTTTAGTTAA
- a CDS encoding type I restriction-modification system subunit M: MKTNQATINAILWKACDTFRGTINSDQYKDYILTMLFVKYLSDYYKEKLEEYKEKYGDKEDRIQKSLSREKFILDESCTFEYIYKNRNAENLGEIINSALERIEEDNKAKLEGVFRNIDFNSEAMLGKTKERNALLKHLLDDFNDPKLDLRPSKLAGNDVIGDSYEYMIAYFASDAGKKGGEFFTPSQVSRLVAKLVSPKSGNRIYDPTCGSGSLLIKASKEVPDNNFQIYGQEKNGQTYALCRMNMFLHEIDDAKIEWGDTIRNPLHLENDSLMKFDVVVANPPFSLDKWGDDYAENDPYKRFGYGIPPKSKGDYAFVEHMVYSANENGTVGVVLPHGVLFRGASEGKIREGLINDNYLDAVIGLPQNLFFGTGIPACILVFKKNKITNDVIFIDASKEFESGKNQNVLRDLDIEKIVETYKNRQDIEKYSHVASLEEIRENDYNLNIPRYVDTFEEEEPVDLNQVKTDISKIEGELKDIQKEMDKYLDELGL; encoded by the coding sequence ATGAAAACCAATCAAGCTACGATTAATGCCATATTATGGAAAGCATGCGACACATTTAGGGGAACAATTAATTCAGATCAGTATAAAGATTACATCTTAACAATGCTGTTTGTAAAATATCTTTCCGATTACTACAAGGAAAAATTGGAAGAATATAAAGAAAAATATGGGGATAAAGAAGATAGAATCCAGAAAAGTCTTTCAAGGGAAAAATTCATACTCGATGAATCCTGTACGTTTGAATATATCTATAAAAATAGAAATGCGGAAAATTTAGGGGAAATTATAAATTCTGCACTCGAAAGGATTGAAGAAGACAACAAGGCAAAACTTGAGGGAGTATTTAGAAATATCGACTTTAACAGCGAAGCAATGCTTGGAAAAACAAAGGAAAGAAATGCACTTTTAAAACACTTATTGGATGACTTCAATGATCCAAAACTCGATTTAAGACCTTCAAAACTTGCTGGAAATGATGTTATCGGGGATTCTTACGAATACATGATCGCATACTTTGCAAGTGATGCGGGTAAAAAAGGTGGAGAATTTTTCACGCCGTCCCAAGTTTCAAGATTGGTTGCAAAATTAGTAAGTCCAAAATCTGGAAACAGAATATACGACCCAACGTGTGGCTCAGGATCTCTTTTAATTAAAGCATCAAAAGAAGTTCCAGATAACAACTTCCAGATTTATGGTCAAGAAAAAAACGGTCAAACATATGCGCTTTGTAGAATGAACATGTTTTTGCACGAAATTGATGATGCAAAAATTGAATGGGGGGACACGATTAGAAACCCACTTCATTTAGAAAACGATTCTTTAATGAAATTTGACGTAGTTGTTGCAAATCCTCCGTTTTCACTTGATAAATGGGGCGATGATTATGCAGAAAATGACCCATATAAACGGTTTGGTTACGGAATTCCTCCAAAATCAAAAGGGGACTATGCATTTGTTGAACACATGGTATATTCAGCAAATGAAAATGGAACTGTTGGTGTAGTTTTACCTCACGGGGTACTATTTAGGGGTGCAAGTGAAGGAAAAATTCGTGAAGGGTTAATTAATGATAATTACCTTGATGCAGTAATCGGACTTCCACAAAACCTTTTCTTTGGAACAGGAATTCCAGCATGTATTCTGGTCTTTAAAAAGAATAAAATTACAAACGATGTAATATTTATCGATGCATCAAAAGAATTTGAATCCGGAAAGAATCAGAACGTTTTAAGGGATTTGGATATTGAAAAAATTGTTGAAACTTATAAAAATAGGCAGGATATTGAAAAATATTCGCATGTTGCAAGTTTAGAAGAAATTAGGGAAAACGACTACAATTTAAATATTCCAAGATATGTCGATACCTTTGAAGAGGAAGAGCCTGTTGATTTAAATCAGGTTAAAACAGACATTTCAAAAATTGAAGGCGAATTGAAAGACATTCAAAAAGAAATGGACAAATATTTGGATGAACTGGGGTTATAA
- a CDS encoding TATA-box-binding protein yields the protein MELPEINIVNVVGSCDLKTPMNLEKIYPLIENSEYDPERYHCIYIRTPGIKRLVTIFKSGKLNTAGSKSIEEAKSAVLEIVDKLNELGFTDKRPEVKIYNIVANISFNKKFDLEEISENFGAEYEPEQFPGVVLKINDPKATFLIFKSGKIVINGVKSNEELENAVRWICENLS from the coding sequence ATGGAACTTCCAGAAATTAATATTGTAAATGTTGTGGGGTCATGTGATCTTAAAACTCCAATGAATTTGGAAAAAATTTATCCTTTGATCGAAAATTCTGAGTATGATCCTGAAAGGTATCACTGTATTTATATACGAACTCCCGGAATTAAAAGACTTGTTACAATATTTAAATCTGGAAAATTAAATACCGCAGGTTCCAAATCGATCGAAGAAGCTAAATCCGCAGTTTTGGAAATTGTGGATAAATTAAATGAATTGGGTTTTACTGATAAAAGACCAGAAGTTAAAATTTACAATATTGTTGCGAATATATCTTTTAATAAAAAATTCGATCTCGAAGAAATTTCTGAAAATTTTGGAGCAGAATATGAACCAGAACAATTTCCGGGCGTAGTTTTAAAAATAAACGATCCCAAAGCTACTTTTTTAATATTTAAATCTGGTAAAATCGTCATAAATGGCGTAAAATCAAATGAAGAATTAGAAAATGCCGTAAGATGGATCTGTGAAAACTTAAGTTAG
- a CDS encoding calcium/sodium antiporter yields MLGYLLLYMIFGGILLAYGSDWFIEGSTRVAKHFNVSNFVIGATIVAFGTSLPEIVTSSGAALSGSPGLAVGNAIGSCIANIGIILGISVLMYPLIIKKRAIIKNGNIYLIATILLVILGYNGFSRFDGLILFLFMIIYVIYTIKTSESDEEEIISDITVKKASIFIVVGLLAVILGSDLFIGGAKGIAEYFNVPESIIGFSLVAFGTSLPELASSVAAAKRKLGSIVLGNVIGSNIANTCVALSFSAMIVDIPKYNVELMVNTIMALLIIFTMNREKIKKMLNFKNFRTDYFSKIDRIDGISYILIYLIFLAYLLGYIF; encoded by the coding sequence ATGTTAGGGTACTTGTTATTGTACATGATATTCGGGGGAATTTTACTTGCATACGGGAGTGACTGGTTTATTGAAGGAAGTACTCGGGTTGCAAAACACTTCAATGTTTCAAATTTTGTAATCGGTGCAACGATTGTCGCATTTGGAACTTCTCTTCCAGAAATTGTAACAAGTAGCGGTGCTGCACTTTCTGGATCTCCAGGGCTTGCTGTTGGAAATGCTATTGGAAGCTGCATTGCAAATATCGGAATTATTTTGGGAATTAGTGTACTGATGTATCCATTAATTATTAAAAAACGGGCAATTATTAAAAATGGAAATATTTATCTTATTGCAACAATATTGCTGGTTATTTTAGGATACAATGGTTTTTCAAGGTTTGACGGATTGATATTATTTCTTTTTATGATTATTTATGTAATATATACGATCAAAACAAGTGAATCCGATGAAGAAGAAATCATTTCAGATATTACTGTTAAAAAGGCTTCGATATTTATTGTAGTTGGCTTACTGGCTGTGATTTTAGGGAGTGATTTATTTATAGGAGGCGCAAAAGGGATCGCAGAATATTTTAACGTTCCTGAAAGTATTATTGGATTCTCACTTGTTGCATTTGGAACTTCGTTACCAGAACTTGCGTCTTCAGTTGCTGCTGCAAAACGAAAACTTGGAAGCATTGTTCTTGGAAATGTAATTGGGAGTAATATTGCAAATACCTGCGTAGCTCTTTCATTTTCCGCAATGATTGTAGATATCCCAAAATACAACGTAGAATTGATGGTAAATACAATAATGGCACTTTTAATAATTTTTACAATGAATCGGGAAAAAATAAAGAAAATGTTGAACTTTAAGAACTTTAGAACAGATTACTTCTCAAAAATAGATAGAATCGATGGTATTTCTTACATCTTGATTTATTTGATATTTTTGGCTTATCTTTTGGGATATATATTTTAA
- a CDS encoding type II toxin-antitoxin system mRNA interferase toxin, RelE/StbE family — protein sequence MTYNIEISEDAYKAFKKLQKKNKKQLEIINKKIKEIMENPDHYKPLRNDMKGIRRVHIDKSFVLTYKIDGNTIIILDFDHHDKIYLINLILESFE from the coding sequence ATGACTTATAATATTGAGATTTCAGAAGACGCTTATAAGGCATTTAAAAAACTTCAGAAGAAAAATAAAAAACAGCTTGAAATCATAAATAAAAAGATTAAAGAAATAATGGAAAATCCTGACCATTATAAACCACTTAGAAACGATATGAAAGGAATTCGAAGAGTACATATCGATAAATCGTTTGTTTTAACTTACAAAATCGATGGAAATACGATAATAATTCTTGATTTCGATCATCACGACAAAATATATCTAATAAATCTGATTTTGGAAAGTTTTGAATGA
- a CDS encoding AAA family ATPase produces the protein MPKMVICGRGGCGKSTLITLMAQKIEEQGKKVLIVDSDESNLGLSTMVGTGPAEKTLMNYMGGRPVVGAKLRARIKNEGDEKVPLFEKSKLDELSSEFVSWTGNKGFMQIGKIEHSHEGCACPMGVIARDFLTNLTVNDNEWVLVDTEAGVEHFGRGIVGGVDSVVMVVDPSNDAVLLSEKISGLSKEAGKPFGVILNRVDDETKTILEDALSKKNIPILGVIPYSITMARENLKGNRLDNIMIEGDVGEMLKKVESQQ, from the coding sequence ATGCCTAAAATGGTTATTTGCGGCCGTGGCGGTTGCGGAAAAAGTACTTTGATTACATTAATGGCTCAAAAGATTGAAGAACAGGGAAAAAAGGTTTTAATTGTAGATTCTGATGAATCCAACTTAGGTCTTAGCACAATGGTTGGAACAGGGCCTGCAGAAAAAACACTCATGAACTATATGGGCGGTAGGCCAGTAGTAGGGGCGAAACTAAGGGCCAGAATCAAAAACGAAGGGGATGAAAAAGTACCCCTATTTGAGAAAAGTAAGTTGGATGAACTTTCATCCGAATTTGTATCTTGGACTGGAAACAAAGGTTTCATGCAGATTGGAAAGATAGAACATAGTCATGAAGGCTGTGCATGCCCAATGGGAGTAATTGCAAGAGACTTTTTAACCAATCTCACTGTAAACGATAATGAATGGGTTTTGGTTGACACTGAAGCTGGGGTTGAACACTTTGGTCGTGGAATAGTTGGGGGAGTAGATTCCGTAGTCATGGTGGTTGATCCATCTAATGATGCCGTTTTATTAAGTGAAAAGATATCTGGATTATCCAAAGAAGCAGGCAAACCATTTGGAGTTATTCTAAATAGGGTTGATGATGAAACAAAAACAATCCTTGAAGATGCCCTATCAAAGAAAAACATTCCTATCTTGGGTGTTATTCCTTACTCAATAACAATGGCGCGTGAAAATCTTAAAGGAAACAGGCTTGATAACATCATGATTGAGGGAGATGTTGGGGAAATGCTAAAAAAAGTAGAATCCCAGCAATAA